The following are encoded in a window of Methanofastidiosum sp. genomic DNA:
- the atwA gene encoding methyl coenzyme M reductase system, component A2, with amino-acid sequence MKHNLIQVENLSFIVDDVVILDNISFSIKEGDSLGLYGPTGSGKSVLLNILRGTKGYAPSKGNVYYFVSYCPKCKHINLPSYAGNKCLKCNSEYVPKKINFWKDAEFFNMLKRRTAIMFQRTFALFGQRSVIENMYEVFVDMQLPEKEINSRIIEILQKVNLIHRMTHVARDLSGGEKQRLVLARQLALDPIVLFADEPTETLDPVTSDIIEKTLISIFKNDSKSLVVASQKSSIISKVTERALVLDKGKITEELDSSNLIVEDINPTDDYKLIFTETGKEMISLVNVKKYFYSISRGVIKAVDNFSLTVNEKEIFGIVGKSGAGKTTVSKIIGGLIPFKEGEFKLRIGDEWINMKEDGSSGRIRAAPYIGILHQEYSLYQNKTVFDNLTESIGLKLPIEIATKKVSDVLEAVGFNKNKIEEIIHKTPESLSEGERHTVALAQILIKEPNLVILDEPRGTKEIANAIRKSREYLDQTFIIITHDSDFVVDACDRSCFLLEGNIVEIGPPEKIKEKMIFSELEEIRKETIKISETMKKDQTTFETTERQDSGY; translated from the coding sequence ATGAAGCACAATCTAATTCAAGTTGAAAATCTTTCATTTATTGTTGACGACGTAGTAATATTGGATAATATTTCTTTTTCAATTAAAGAAGGAGATTCCTTAGGGTTATATGGCCCTACAGGTAGCGGAAAATCAGTTTTACTCAATATCTTAAGGGGTACAAAGGGTTACGCCCCTTCAAAGGGAAATGTATACTACTTTGTTTCATATTGTCCAAAATGTAAACATATCAATCTCCCAAGCTATGCAGGAAATAAATGCCTTAAATGTAATTCTGAATACGTTCCCAAAAAAATAAATTTTTGGAAAGACGCTGAATTTTTCAATATGCTGAAGAGAAGAACGGCGATAATGTTTCAGAGAACATTTGCACTTTTCGGGCAGAGATCTGTAATTGAAAACATGTACGAAGTATTCGTAGACATGCAATTACCAGAAAAAGAAATCAATTCTAGAATAATTGAAATTCTTCAGAAAGTTAACTTGATACATAGGATGACTCATGTTGCAAGAGACCTCTCTGGGGGAGAGAAGCAAAGACTTGTTTTAGCTAGGCAACTCGCATTAGATCCAATAGTATTGTTTGCTGATGAGCCAACAGAAACTCTTGATCCTGTTACTTCAGATATTATTGAAAAGACATTAATTAGCATTTTTAAGAATGATAGTAAAAGTCTAGTAGTTGCATCTCAAAAATCTTCTATAATTAGCAAAGTCACTGAGAGGGCATTAGTTCTTGACAAAGGAAAGATAACTGAAGAATTAGATTCGTCCAATCTAATCGTAGAAGATATAAATCCCACAGACGATTATAAATTGATTTTTACAGAAACTGGAAAAGAGATGATATCCCTAGTCAATGTAAAAAAATACTTTTATTCTATATCAAGGGGAGTAATTAAAGCCGTTGATAATTTCTCCCTTACCGTCAATGAGAAAGAGATCTTTGGTATTGTAGGTAAGAGTGGGGCTGGGAAAACTACCGTTTCTAAGATTATAGGGGGGTTAATTCCTTTTAAAGAAGGAGAATTTAAACTTAGAATTGGTGATGAATGGATAAATATGAAAGAAGATGGCTCTTCAGGTAGAATAAGGGCAGCACCCTATATAGGAATTTTGCACCAGGAATACTCTCTCTACCAAAATAAAACTGTTTTTGACAATTTAACTGAGTCAATTGGATTAAAGCTCCCCATAGAAATAGCAACAAAAAAAGTATCTGATGTCCTAGAGGCAGTAGGATTTAATAAAAATAAAATCGAAGAAATTATCCATAAAACACCTGAATCGCTTTCTGAAGGTGAGCGGCATACAGTTGCTTTGGCACAGATTTTGATAAAGGAACCAAATCTTGTTATTCTTGATGAGCCAAGGGGGACAAAAGAAATTGCAAATGCAATAAGAAAATCAAGGGAATATTTAGACCAAACTTTCATTATAATAACTCATGACTCGGACTTTGTTGTCGATGCCTGTGACAGGTCTTGTTTCTTACTTGAAGGAAACATAGTAGAAATTGGACCTCCAGAAAAAATAAAAGAAAAAATGATTTTCTCAGAGCTAGAAGAAATTAGAAAGGAAACAATAAAAATATCTGAAACTATGAAGAAGGATCAAACGACTTTTGAGACAACAGAGAGGCAGGATTCAGGTTACTAG
- a CDS encoding tetratricopeptide repeat protein, translated as MNRMRTEADLSRPPLIILISLVLGIILTGITKTYYGQPKSMNIIYISILLYILIIVTIALALYKGLITEMRHNIFSRKKAFVNDEEEPEDSIYLENMEGGKDCCPYCNKEIFDYWDICLYCGNSLKYKSRFRFLNTRNLFSANKASSDYEEDPEDSIDSDDMDDDKDYCPYCNEEIYGSWDICLHCGKNLELKKGIIYKFKNPISILSILLIAFMIIWAITLSFAPNAEEYTMEGNSLYNQGKYDEALEKFDKALEINPNFAYAWEGKGLVLHNKGKYDEAIECYDRAIAINPNFAQVWYNKGLAFEEQSNYIKSIECYDKAISIDLNYIYAWEGKGIVFYIQGNYPLAIECYDKAIAINPNYASAWVNKGAAFLIQGKYDEAIECFDKAIVIDPNFAYAWCNKGLILGAQGKYDEAIKYYDRAILINPNFAFAWYNKGLALKKQGLYFESIICFQKAKELGYKESANL; from the coding sequence ATGAATAGAATGCGAACTGAAGCCGATTTATCGCGCCCACCATTAATAATATTGATATCCCTAGTACTGGGAATTATCTTAACTGGAATTACAAAGACATACTATGGGCAACCTAAATCCATGAATATTATTTACATTTCAATATTGCTTTATATTTTAATCATCGTAACTATTGCCTTGGCTTTATACAAAGGGCTAATAACAGAGATGAGGCACAATATATTTTCAAGGAAGAAAGCATTTGTCAATGATGAAGAAGAGCCTGAGGATAGTATATATCTAGAAAATATGGAGGGCGGTAAGGATTGCTGTCCTTATTGTAATAAAGAAATATTTGACTACTGGGATATCTGTCTTTATTGTGGGAATAGTTTGAAGTATAAGAGCAGGTTCAGATTTCTAAACACTAGAAATTTATTTTCAGCAAATAAAGCATCAAGCGATTACGAAGAAGATCCTGAAGATAGCATAGATTCAGACGATATGGATGATGATAAGGATTACTGCCCCTACTGTAATGAGGAAATATATGGCAGTTGGGACATTTGTCTGCATTGTGGAAAAAATCTAGAATTAAAGAAAGGCATAATTTACAAATTCAAGAATCCCATTTCTATTTTATCTATACTCCTGATAGCTTTTATGATAATATGGGCCATAACACTATCCTTTGCTCCAAATGCTGAAGAATATACTATGGAAGGAAATTCATTATACAATCAAGGAAAATACGACGAGGCTCTAGAGAAGTTTGATAAGGCTTTAGAGATAAATCCTAATTTTGCTTATGCATGGGAAGGCAAGGGTCTTGTACTTCATAATAAAGGAAAATACGACGAGGCTATTGAATGTTATGATAGAGCTATTGCCATAAATCCTAATTTTGCTCAGGTTTGGTATAACAAAGGACTTGCATTTGAAGAGCAGAGTAATTATATTAAATCTATAGAATGCTATGATAAGGCAATTTCAATAGATTTAAACTATATTTACGCGTGGGAAGGAAAGGGAATAGTATTTTATATACAAGGTAATTATCCCCTAGCGATCGAATGCTATGATAAGGCAATTGCCATAAATCCAAACTATGCATCCGCATGGGTTAACAAAGGGGCTGCTTTTTTAATACAAGGAAAATACGATGAAGCTATTGAATGCTTTGACAAAGCGATTGTTATAGATCCTAATTTTGCTTATGCTTGGTGTAACAAGGGACTTATACTTGGAGCTCAAGGCAAATACGATGAAGCTATTAAATACTATGATAGAGCTATTTTAATCAATCCAAATTTTGCTTTTGCATGGTATAACAAAGGACTTGCACTTAAAAAACAAGGTTTGTATTTTGAATCCATTATATGTTTTCAAAAGGCAAAAGAACTTGGTTACAAAGAATCGGCCAATCTATAG
- a CDS encoding YgiQ family radical SAM protein, translating to MISKSGKDFDIILITAEYYDDHPLSPSGVISRVLESKGYKIGIIEKPLTKEDYLKLGTPKLFFAVTSGSIDSMLHNYTPLKKKRSEDPHSNLSLMPDRALIVYCNKIREYFKSAVIVIGGIEASMRRFAHYDYWNNDIRRSIIFDTRANILVYGNGEKQILEIAERSRKGIELKGIPGTCIISKTLDEGFELLPSFEEVKEDPLKFCEMQKLLSNKKNLAQFYDNNYLLQYSYPEYTTEDLDWIYSLPYSRRLHPNSLLKMAKFSVVTHRGCIGNCNFCSLKLHQGDKIVSRSERSILKEIESLTSHPDFKGYIDDLGGPSANMYGMDCADKCNQECINCNKLDKSHMKLISLLKKARAIKGVKKIFVRSGIRYDLAIESKEYIKELSEHHISGCLKIAPEHFSEKVLTLMNKDNSRFDEFVSFFDSINKDKKQYLKYYLMICHPGDDEKEIMKLKEKISYLSNIERFQVFTPTPMTNSTCVYWTGIDPNSMKRVNVIHDYKTKKKLKRIILQEIDNKKSRS from the coding sequence GTGATATCTAAATCGGGTAAGGACTTTGACATAATATTAATTACGGCAGAGTATTACGACGATCACCCATTATCTCCTTCAGGAGTTATCTCAAGAGTCCTAGAAAGTAAAGGTTACAAAATCGGGATTATAGAAAAACCCTTAACAAAAGAAGATTACCTGAAACTTGGAACGCCAAAATTATTCTTTGCTGTTACGTCTGGATCTATAGATAGCATGCTCCATAACTATACGCCATTAAAAAAAAAGAGATCAGAAGACCCGCACTCTAACTTATCTTTGATGCCTGATAGGGCTTTGATAGTATACTGTAACAAGATTAGAGAATACTTCAAGTCGGCAGTGATTGTTATAGGTGGAATAGAAGCTTCAATGAGGAGATTTGCCCATTATGATTACTGGAACAATGATATCAGAAGGAGCATTATCTTTGATACTCGAGCAAACATTTTAGTATATGGAAATGGAGAAAAACAAATTCTTGAAATAGCAGAAAGATCAAGAAAAGGCATCGAACTTAAAGGAATTCCAGGGACATGCATCATAAGTAAAACTTTGGATGAAGGATTCGAACTGCTTCCTTCGTTTGAAGAAGTAAAAGAAGATCCACTAAAATTTTGTGAAATGCAGAAACTACTTTCAAATAAGAAGAATTTAGCCCAGTTCTACGATAATAACTATCTCCTTCAATACTCTTATCCAGAATACACAACAGAAGACCTAGATTGGATATACTCACTACCATATTCAAGGAGACTTCATCCTAATTCTCTTTTAAAGATGGCAAAATTTTCAGTTGTTACTCATAGAGGTTGTATAGGTAATTGTAATTTTTGCTCACTTAAACTCCACCAAGGAGATAAAATAGTTTCAAGGAGTGAACGTTCAATCTTAAAAGAAATAGAATCACTAACATCTCATCCAGATTTTAAAGGATATATAGATGATCTTGGTGGGCCTTCTGCAAATATGTATGGGATGGATTGTGCAGATAAATGCAATCAAGAATGCATTAACTGTAATAAACTAGACAAAAGCCATATGAAATTAATCTCGCTTTTAAAAAAAGCTAGGGCGATTAAAGGTGTTAAGAAAATATTTGTCAGAAGTGGCATAAGATATGACCTTGCAATAGAAAGTAAGGAATACATCAAAGAACTATCAGAGCACCACATATCTGGCTGTCTTAAAATAGCGCCTGAACATTTTTCTGAAAAAGTTTTGACACTTATGAATAAGGATAATTCGAGATTTGATGAATTTGTTTCTTTCTTTGATAGTATTAACAAAGATAAAAAACAGTATCTTAAGTATTATCTAATGATTTGCCACCCAGGCGATGATGAGAAAGAAATAATGAAATTAAAGGAAAAAATAAGTTACCTGTCAAACATTGAAAGGTTTCAAGTTTTTACACCGACGCCCATGACAAATTCCACATGTGTCTATTGGACTGGGATAGATCCAAATAGCATGAAAAGAGTTAACGTCATACATGACTACAAAACAAAAAAGAAATTAAAACGCATAATACTACAAGAAATTGATAACAAAAAATCTCGTAGTTAA
- a CDS encoding DNA-directed RNA polymerase, giving the protein MSEKTMEGFRGEFREMHEAVCSECGNMTKVPFKPDGIRPVYCKDCYKKRRARKY; this is encoded by the coding sequence ATGAGTGAAAAAACAATGGAAGGTTTTAGAGGAGAATTCCGGGAAATGCATGAAGCTGTCTGTTCTGAGTGTGGCAATATGACAAAAGTTCCATTTAAACCTGACGGGATAAGGCCAGTTTATTGTAAGGATTGCTATAAAAAAAGAAGGGCTAGAAAGTATTAA
- a CDS encoding DNA polymerase, producing MFVLDSDYKTFNEKAYVRLILKNDSKIEAFYKDFEPYIWAVCDQREIESKKELIEGISKESHGKFLTIKKCIVEERYIFGNKVPVLKVIFNHPSDVPNLRKEIEDISDIYEYDIPFARRFLIDKNLIPAIHYNFEIEKEGEIPIINNFQIEGNLNLSLKVLAFDIEVYCKAKPDAQNDPIIMVGISTNDFDKVITYKNVTADYIEVVDNEILMLKKFFDILLEYNPDILYTYNGDTFDFPYIYERAKKLKISHPVLDEIRIDRRGINDSSKIPGMVHIDLYPLSRKLLSLNKYTLENVYLNFLGKEKSKIQLAEMDQFWEEGTQEGLLKVALYNKEDAVAAKEIGAAIGPLEIELSRIVGQNIFDMSRMASSNMVEYLLMKRAFEEKTIVPNKPKGSEYLERSSETYEGGFVLDPKKGLHEHIAVFDFRSLYPSIIIAHNIDPNTIGCDCCDNTSPEGVNFCLNKKGFIPEILKELIERRVQIKKKLKEASDKNEKTIYQSQQWALKILANSFYGYMGYPRSRWYSKEAASSIASWGREYIHKAIKIAEEMGLDVLYGDTDSLFVGLGSEDMEKSKYFRDKVNSILPDFMELEFQGYYRRGFFVSKKRYAIIDKENNITTKGLEVVRRDWADIAKKTQEEVLRTILEGKGPEKAAEIVRKITQELIEGKTPLDSLIIYTQLTMPLSRYKQIGPHVIVAQRMKEKGEEVKAGSMISFIVKSGDGMVRDRSFDVESFRNAGYKYDADYYIDNQVLPAVMRILKGFGYTEENLKYSKNKQMTLGDFF from the coding sequence ATGTTTGTATTAGATTCTGATTACAAAACATTCAACGAGAAAGCATATGTTAGACTAATTCTTAAGAATGATTCAAAAATAGAGGCATTCTACAAAGACTTTGAGCCATATATTTGGGCAGTGTGCGATCAGAGAGAGATCGAATCTAAAAAGGAGCTTATAGAAGGAATAAGTAAAGAGTCCCATGGGAAATTCTTAACTATTAAAAAATGTATTGTTGAAGAGAGATATATTTTTGGCAATAAAGTGCCCGTCCTAAAAGTTATATTTAATCACCCTTCGGATGTGCCCAATCTTAGAAAAGAAATAGAAGATATTTCAGACATTTATGAATATGACATTCCCTTTGCTAGAAGGTTTCTTATTGATAAAAATCTTATCCCCGCAATACACTACAATTTTGAAATTGAAAAAGAGGGAGAAATCCCCATTATAAATAATTTCCAAATAGAGGGAAATCTAAATTTGTCTCTAAAAGTATTAGCATTTGATATAGAAGTATACTGCAAGGCAAAACCTGATGCCCAAAATGATCCCATCATCATGGTTGGTATTTCCACTAATGATTTTGATAAGGTAATTACCTATAAAAATGTCACGGCAGATTATATTGAGGTCGTTGATAATGAAATATTAATGTTAAAGAAATTTTTTGATATTCTTTTAGAGTACAATCCTGATATACTTTATACTTACAACGGGGATACCTTTGATTTTCCTTACATATATGAAAGGGCAAAAAAACTGAAAATATCTCACCCCGTATTAGATGAAATAAGAATTGATAGAAGAGGAATTAATGATAGTAGCAAGATCCCAGGCATGGTACATATTGACCTTTATCCACTAAGTAGAAAACTACTAAGTTTAAATAAATACACCCTTGAAAATGTTTATCTCAATTTCTTAGGTAAAGAGAAAAGTAAAATCCAGCTAGCTGAGATGGATCAGTTTTGGGAAGAAGGAACACAAGAAGGACTATTAAAAGTCGCATTATACAATAAAGAGGATGCTGTAGCAGCAAAGGAAATTGGTGCTGCAATAGGCCCTCTAGAAATAGAACTCTCAAGGATAGTTGGGCAGAATATTTTTGATATGTCTCGAATGGCCTCCTCTAATATGGTTGAATACCTTTTAATGAAAAGAGCATTTGAAGAAAAAACAATAGTCCCTAATAAACCAAAAGGCAGTGAATATCTAGAAAGGTCTTCAGAAACTTATGAAGGTGGATTTGTTCTGGACCCTAAAAAAGGACTTCACGAGCACATAGCTGTTTTTGACTTTAGGTCACTATATCCCTCCATAATTATTGCACACAATATAGACCCAAATACAATAGGTTGTGATTGTTGCGATAATACCTCTCCAGAAGGAGTTAATTTTTGTCTCAATAAAAAAGGATTCATTCCTGAAATATTAAAAGAACTTATCGAAAGAAGGGTACAGATTAAGAAAAAATTAAAGGAAGCTTCTGATAAAAATGAGAAGACTATTTATCAATCCCAGCAATGGGCTCTTAAAATCCTTGCTAACTCTTTCTATGGCTATATGGGGTATCCCCGTTCAAGATGGTATTCAAAAGAAGCGGCTTCAAGCATCGCTTCATGGGGAAGAGAATATATCCACAAAGCAATAAAAATTGCCGAAGAGATGGGATTGGATGTTCTTTATGGAGATACTGACAGTTTATTTGTAGGATTAGGATCAGAAGACATGGAAAAATCGAAATATTTTAGAGATAAAGTTAACTCTATCCTCCCTGATTTCATGGAACTGGAATTTCAAGGATATTACAGGCGTGGATTTTTCGTTTCTAAGAAAAGATACGCAATCATCGATAAAGAGAACAATATTACAACTAAAGGTCTAGAAGTTGTAAGGAGGGATTGGGCCGATATTGCGAAGAAGACACAAGAGGAAGTTTTAAGAACTATATTAGAAGGCAAAGGACCAGAAAAAGCAGCTGAAATTGTTAGGAAAATTACCCAAGAGTTAATTGAAGGTAAAACTCCTTTAGATTCACTTATTATATACACTCAATTAACAATGCCCCTATCAAGATACAAACAAATAGGGCCTCACGTCATTGTAGCACAACGGATGAAAGAAAAAGGAGAGGAAGTTAAAGCAGGTTCAATGATATCATTTATTGTAAAAAGTGGGGATGGCATGGTTAGGGATAGATCTTTTGACGTCGAATCATTTAGAAATGCAGGATATAAATATGACGCCGATTATTATATTGATAATCAAGTATTGCCCGCAGTTATGAGAATTCTTAAAGGATTTGGATACACAGAAGAAAACTTAAAGTATTCTAAAAATAAACAGATGACCCTTGGGGATTTCTTTTAA
- a CDS encoding PAS domain-containing protein yields the protein MIGKIDGKILEAILETIPIEFSVLNEDDKVLAWNKHETRIFKRPEAALGRDVRQCHPERSLDKVEQIISEMKEGIRDKARFWIDLPLGKNGEKEKVMIEYYALRDQDGNYLGCLESSQNIATIQKLEGQKRLLD from the coding sequence ATGATTGGAAAAATTGATGGTAAAATACTTGAAGCAATTCTTGAAACCATCCCTATTGAATTTTCAGTTCTAAATGAAGATGATAAGGTCTTGGCTTGGAATAAACACGAGACAAGAATATTTAAAAGACCGGAAGCAGCTTTAGGAAGGGACGTTAGGCAGTGCCATCCTGAAAGAAGTCTTGACAAAGTTGAACAGATAATCAGTGAGATGAAAGAAGGGATAAGAGATAAGGCAAGATTTTGGATTGACCTCCCTCTTGGAAAAAATGGTGAAAAAGAGAAGGTAATGATAGAATATTATGCATTAAGAGATCAAGATGGAAATTATTTAGGATGCCTTGAATCAAGTCAAAATATTGCCACTATCCAAAAATTAGAGGGTCAGAAAAGACTACTCGATTAA
- a CDS encoding cupin domain-containing protein, producing MKIVKVNEQKIIETPHKVDVRKLYDSEKAQAIHITLKPGEALLKHITPVDVFFYVLEGKGIVEIGDEKEEVYPDLLIESPAKIPHRLLNQSDKLFRFLVVKVPRPTEQTKVL from the coding sequence ATGAAAATAGTTAAAGTAAATGAACAAAAAATTATTGAAACCCCACATAAAGTGGATGTTAGAAAATTATATGACTCCGAAAAGGCACAAGCTATCCATATAACATTAAAACCTGGAGAAGCTCTTTTAAAACACATCACTCCTGTTGATGTATTTTTTTACGTGCTCGAAGGAAAAGGAATTGTAGAAATCGGAGATGAAAAGGAAGAAGTATATCCAGATTTACTTATTGAGAGCCCTGCAAAGATTCCGCACAGATTACTAAATCAAAGCGATAAATTATTTCGTTTCCTTGTTGTTAAAGTTCCAAGGCCAACTGAACAAACAAAGGTATTATAA
- a CDS encoding 4Fe-4S binding protein: MNIRRIIQVLTLAISIVAFVIFIKNKKESILLLWMLGVSLSSLIFGRIFCGYFCPFHAFDKGWGHIVNKLGLKKIKTPSLLKKGSIYYPISVILLILIILKISGLIIPIKIKIPFLIVAFPILALFTSDLWHNYLCPFGLIMKLPSLNRLLMPNIDNHSCTNCNLCKKACPTEAIELNNEKMKIIGSKCILCYECEKICKFDSIKI, from the coding sequence ATGAACATAAGACGAATTATTCAAGTTTTGACTTTAGCCATTTCTATAGTGGCTTTTGTAATATTTATTAAAAATAAAAAAGAATCTATTTTACTCTTGTGGATGTTGGGGGTTTCTTTATCTTCTTTAATATTTGGGAGAATATTCTGTGGTTATTTTTGCCCTTTCCACGCGTTCGACAAGGGATGGGGGCACATTGTTAATAAATTAGGTTTGAAAAAAATTAAAACACCCAGTTTATTAAAGAAAGGATCTATTTATTATCCAATTTCAGTTATACTACTGATTTTGATAATATTAAAAATTTCTGGCTTAATAATTCCAATTAAAATAAAAATTCCATTTCTAATAGTTGCATTTCCCATATTGGCGTTATTTACTTCTGACCTGTGGCACAATTATTTATGTCCTTTTGGTTTAATAATGAAATTACCCTCGTTAAATAGATTATTAATGCCCAATATAGACAATCACTCCTGCACAAACTGTAATTTGTGCAAGAAAGCATGCCCCACAGAAGCAATAGAATTAAATAACGAAAAAATGAAGATAATAGGTAGCAAATGTATTTTATGCTATGAATGTGAAAAGATCTGTAAATTTGATTCTATAAAAATATAA
- a CDS encoding metal-dependent hydrolase — protein MKIEYLGHSAFRITGSRTIIVDPFLNKNPRACLKASDIRKADIVLATHGHGDHLGDSIEICKNTGAVFVAIHELTLYAQENGITKTEGMNMGGTIEIDGIQITAVRADHSSCINVTDKGGYSGGNPIGFVVRDGNKAFYHAGDTGLFKDMKLIGELYKPDVSLLPIGSRYTMGPREAAYAAKYLKSKIIVPMHYNTTPLIRQNPSELKIFVNEFELDAEVKILEPGDYFEI, from the coding sequence ATGAAAATTGAATATTTAGGCCACTCGGCTTTTAGAATAACGGGTTCAAGAACTATAATAGTAGATCCGTTTCTAAATAAGAATCCGAGAGCTTGTTTGAAAGCAAGTGACATCAGAAAAGCAGATATTGTTTTAGCAACTCACGGTCATGGGGACCACCTTGGAGATTCCATAGAGATATGCAAGAATACTGGTGCAGTGTTTGTAGCTATTCATGAATTAACTCTTTATGCCCAAGAAAATGGGATTACAAAGACTGAAGGAATGAACATGGGAGGTACCATTGAAATTGATGGAATACAAATAACTGCAGTAAGGGCGGATCATTCCAGCTGTATTAATGTAACAGATAAAGGAGGATATTCCGGAGGAAATCCAATTGGTTTTGTAGTAAGAGACGGAAATAAAGCGTTCTATCATGCGGGAGATACTGGACTTTTTAAAGATATGAAGTTAATTGGTGAGCTTTACAAACCTGATGTTTCTCTACTTCCAATAGGATCTAGATACACTATGGGGCCCAGAGAAGCTGCTTATGCAGCCAAATATTTAAAATCAAAAATAATTGTTCCAATGCATTATAATACAACACCTCTAATAAGACAAAATCCTAGTGAACTAAAGATTTTTGTCAACGAGTTTGAATTAGATGCAGAGGTGAAGATCTTAGAACCCGGGGACTACTTTGAAATTTAA